In Papaver somniferum chloroplast, complete genome, the genomic window CGAAATACCAATGAATTTTGATTGAACTCCCCAGTTTTTTTGCTGTGGGTCATTCTTGTTTCAAGGTTCATCGAGTGGAGTCCTATTTTCACTTATTTCAATTCCATTTCGATATGCTAGAGACATATTATGCTCTTATTACAAACTTATCGTTTTTATCTTGTCTCAGATTTTCTCTAAAAAAAAGAGAAAAAAGAATTACATATTTTTTTAGTTATAATTTATAGAAAATTTTTATTAAGATTAAATTAAGATACTATTAAGAATATTAAGAATTCTATATGGATGTTATATATTTTATGAATATTCATATAATAAAACCGAAGGGTATTGGTTTCTTTTTTTCATTAAGATCCAATCCAGTTAGAGGATTGTTGTTTCTATTGATTAGATACGGAAACTGAATGCATCGCCCTATTCTATTTTTTTCCTTGTTCTAGACTTAATGGATTTTATTCAATGCCTTGAATTGAGAGAAACCCTTACATATAACAATCCTAGGGTTCTATCCCCAATTTACCATTTTTTAGTCTGTACTACCTCGACCTGCAACCCGTCTCCCCAAAAAAGAATCGGGTTATGAAATTAAAGCTCGAAGTCTTAAAAGAAGAATCTAGAATATCGGTCTTTAGTACTTGACTTGAAATGGGTCCGAAAAGGCGGGAATACTTATTAATGTAATAAAAATTAGTTTTAAAGTAAGACCAACCACTGGGTTAGCCTTCATGCAAAAAAATATTTATTTTGAACGAGAACCCTACACAACGAAGTATATCACAACGGGAAAGTAAGCCGAATCCTAAATAATTTACAGAATAAACTTCTTCTAATCGAATCGCGCTTTATCAAATCTAATGATTCGACAGACCAAATCCCCCAAACAACTCATGGAAATAGACAGGGATGCAAACACTAATAGAGTTAGGAAACATTCATTATCTCTGAAACAACGAATTGAGTTCTGCTCCCGAAAAAACGATGAGTTGGGGGCTTCTTAACTCGTCCAAGTGCAAAAAGGAGACCTCAACCTTCTTGCATAAAGTCAGCATCGGTAGAATTGGAATGGTGAGCAATTGGGTTGGGGTATATTGAGATCTATAAAAAGATATTTTGTACAAAAAGAAAAGGAATATCACAAACCTTTTGATCCTGGATAGGAAAACAGGAAAAATTTGTGTGTAATTCATCCACAAAGAAGAAAGGACGGGTTTTTTTATCCGAGATCAAAAAAATACCGATTGGGCCCACTGAAATGAATTTTTTCCGCTTCATGCTCACCCACGGGGGTTGCTCGGAGCATGTGATAATTATTCTATTTCGATGGGCCAAACGACCGTCCGACTACAACCAACAAACAAGATTGAGGAAATGAAAACTATACAAATTTTTAGGGCTATACGGACTCGAACCGTAGACCTTCTCGGTAAAACAGATCCAACTTTTTATTATCGAAATGATTCGAACTGTTCCAAAGACCCAACATGCATTTTTTTTGCATTGGGCTCTTTCATCAACTGATATAAATATCAGATAGTCCGCCATACTTTTTCTTAACAGAAAGATAACGAGATGGCTCCACGTGCTCTGATTCATTATTTAGATTATGATCCAGGAGCAATACCAAAGTGTTTCAAAGAAGAGTTACCTTGACGTAGGTCTGCCTCTGGCCTAGATTAACCTAAGTTAAATGGAGTCTCTATCGCTCTGCTCAAAGAGTCAAATATGAAACTTCATACACCTTAAAGTTCATAGTACGAAAAGATATTTTTTTGAGGTCCTTATACTCATTATGCCTAGCATTGAATGGGCTGTGTATTCACCTTATCAATTATCGAATCAATGATGGGTTCTTTTTGGAGCCTAAATTGGCACCCAAAGCGGACCGAACCAAATATTTGTCAGGCTATTGTTCCCTTGAATATATAGAGTAAGACACCGATTTATCAATAAGATCAATTTTGTTGATTGCATGATGGACTCCCCTGAAAAACATTGGCGCGCGTGTAAACGAGTTGCTCTACCAACTGAGCTATAGCCCTTGTGATAGATAGTTTATCATGGAAATAATTTCTTGTCAAGATGAATCTTCTATGATCCAACATGATAGCTTCTGATCTGTTTCCTGCCAAGAATTGGTATTGCTTAGAAATAAGATTGCATCTATAATTCATCGATATGACAAGCCCCTTTCTTTCTCTTTGTGATGATAAATGACCTACTTAACCCAGTGGTTAGAGTATTGCTTTCATACGGCGGGAGTCATTGGTTCAAATCCAATAGTAGGTAGAACTTATTAGATACCGGAGTAATTAGTATCTAATAAGTTTTTCTACCCACCCTCCCTTTTATTTTAGTTGCATAAGAAATGCCATTACAGTTGATTCGACTCAATCCGCAGAACCAAAATATGGTGTATAAACAGAATTTCCTTTTTTATTGGGGCGCACCTATTTTTTATGAAATTTCATTCATAGCCTCTACTCGCGTCCTAGCTCGTCTGACGGCTAAATTCGCTTCAATTGTTTGTCTCTTGCCCTCAGCCCGACTTAAGTTAGCTTCAGCTATTTCAAGAGCTTTCTGAGCTTCTTGTGGATCAATGTCACTACCCTTCTCCGCATCATTTACTAAGATGGTAATCTCATTATTGCCTACTCTAGCAAAACCACCCATCAGAGCGATTTTTAACCATTGGTCATTAAGGCGTAGTCTCAAAATACCTATATCTACAGCTGTGGCAATAGGGGCGTGATTTGGTAATACACCGATTTGGCCACTATTAGTAGATAAAACAATTTCTTTCACTTCTGAATCCCAAACAATTTGATTCGGGGTTAGTACACAAAGATTTAAGGTCATTTCTTCAATTTGCTCTCCACTTCTATGTTCACAGCCTTCGCGGTAGCTTCGTCGATGTTACCTACCAAATAAAAGGCCTGCTCAGGAAGACCATCTAATTCTCCGGAAAGGATCAATTGAAACCCCCTAATGGTTTCTGCTAGACCAACATATTTCCCTGGAGAGCCCGTAAATACTTCTGCTACGAAGAAGGGTTGTGATAAGAAACGCTCAATTTTTCGTGCTCTTGCTACGGTTAAACGATCCTCTTCAGATAATTCGTCCAACCCAAGGATAGCTATAATATCCTGAAGTTCTTTGTAACGTTGTGAAGTTTGCTTAACTCTTTGCGCAATTTCATAATGTTCTTCACCAACGATGCGAGGTTGGAGCATAGTTGACGTACTATCAAGAGGATCTACTGCTGGAT contains:
- the atpE gene encoding ATP synthase CF1 epsilon subunit — protein: MTLNLCVLTPNQIVWDSEVKEIVLSTNSGQIGVLPNHAPIATAVDIGILRLRLNDQWLKIALMGGFARVGNNEITILVNDAEKGSDIDPQEAQKALEIAEANLSRAEGKRQTIEANLAVRRARTRVEAMNEIS